Proteins found in one Gloeomargarita sp. SKYB120 genomic segment:
- the ubiE gene encoding bifunctional demethylmenaquinone methyltransferase/2-methoxy-6-polyprenyl-1,4-benzoquinol methylase UbiE: protein MTDTQALFNRIARHYDALNNWLSWGQHWIWKHMVIGWVDPQPGETAVDLCCGTGDLTGLLARKLGKTGQVWGIDFAEAMLAIARRRYAHWPIRWHQGDVMQLPFPDATVDVVTMGYGLRNLPDRRGCLREIYRVLRPGGRAAILDFHQPAHPWLRAWQAWYLQQVVVPVASGLGLADAYAYIWPSLQTFPPGEQQVAWARDCGFDACHYPIASGLMGVLVLRRP from the coding sequence ATGACCGATACCCAGGCGCTGTTTAATCGGATTGCCCGTCACTACGATGCGCTGAACAACTGGTTGAGTTGGGGCCAGCACTGGATTTGGAAGCACATGGTCATTGGCTGGGTGGACCCGCAGCCGGGAGAGACGGCGGTGGATCTGTGCTGCGGCACGGGGGACTTGACAGGACTGTTGGCGCGCAAGCTGGGTAAGACTGGCCAGGTCTGGGGGATTGACTTCGCTGAAGCGATGCTGGCAATTGCCCGGCGACGGTACGCTCACTGGCCCATTCGCTGGCACCAGGGAGATGTGATGCAATTGCCCTTCCCTGACGCGACGGTGGACGTGGTGACGATGGGCTATGGGTTGCGTAACCTCCCGGACCGGCGTGGCTGCCTGCGGGAAATCTACCGGGTGTTGCGACCAGGAGGCCGCGCGGCGATTCTGGATTTTCATCAACCGGCGCATCCGTGGTTGCGGGCGTGGCAAGCGTGGTACTTACAGCAGGTGGTGGTGCCGGTGGCCAGCGGGTTGGGCCTGGCGGATGCCTATGCCTACATCTGGCCGAGTTTGCAAACCTTTCCTCCTGGTGAACAGCAAGTGGCGTGGGCGCGCGATTGCGGGTTTGATGCCTGTCATTACCCCATTGCCAGTGGTTTAATGGGGGTGTTAGTCCTGCGCCGACCGTGA
- the larC gene encoding nickel pincer cofactor biosynthesis protein LarC yields the protein MERVAYFDCPTGIAGDMCLGALVDAGLPMEVLQRELQGLGMIGAFTLTAETVQRQGQRATQVQVHPQQAQPSHRDWADIRLLLAEARLAEPVKRWSQAIFANLAVAEGAVHGVPPEQVHFHEVGAVDAIVDIVGTCIGLHYFGVTQVYCSALPLGSGQVQTAHGRLAVPTPAVLYLCQAKQVPIYDNGLKGELVTPTGAAIVTTLAQAFGSPPPMQLERVGWGAGTQELPMANVLRLWLGPAPVGAFTEPVVVLETQMDDLSPQGLAYACEQLLAAGALDVWSQAVTMKKGRQGVLLQVLCSPERANACETILFRETTTLGVRRRWLERRVLPRRLVTVSTEWGDVAVKVAEAEGRLLNVQPEYEDCARIARTYGLPWKQVHQRVMHRFWKRWENADAQNPN from the coding sequence ATGGAACGTGTAGCCTACTTTGATTGCCCCACGGGTATTGCCGGCGATATGTGTCTAGGGGCGCTGGTGGATGCCGGTTTACCAATGGAGGTCTTGCAGCGCGAATTGCAGGGTTTAGGCATGATAGGGGCCTTTACCTTGACGGCAGAGACGGTACAGCGGCAAGGGCAACGGGCAACTCAAGTGCAGGTCCATCCGCAGCAGGCGCAACCTTCCCATCGGGATTGGGCTGACATTCGCCTGCTCTTGGCTGAAGCGCGTCTAGCGGAACCCGTGAAGCGGTGGAGTCAGGCCATTTTTGCCAACCTGGCCGTTGCGGAAGGGGCGGTGCATGGGGTGCCGCCGGAACAGGTGCATTTCCACGAGGTGGGGGCGGTGGACGCCATCGTGGACATCGTGGGCACCTGCATCGGTTTGCATTACTTTGGCGTGACCCAAGTGTATTGCTCGGCGTTGCCCTTGGGTTCGGGACAGGTGCAAACGGCCCACGGTCGGCTGGCGGTGCCTACCCCAGCTGTGTTGTACCTTTGCCAGGCCAAGCAGGTTCCCATCTACGACAACGGCCTGAAGGGCGAATTGGTCACCCCAACCGGTGCCGCCATTGTCACAACGCTGGCCCAAGCGTTTGGGTCGCCCCCGCCGATGCAGTTGGAACGGGTTGGCTGGGGAGCCGGCACCCAGGAGTTGCCGATGGCGAACGTATTGCGGCTGTGGTTAGGGCCGGCGCCGGTCGGGGCCTTCACTGAACCGGTAGTGGTGTTGGAAACCCAGATGGATGACCTGTCGCCCCAGGGGTTGGCCTACGCCTGTGAACAGTTGCTGGCCGCCGGCGCGTTGGATGTCTGGAGTCAGGCCGTCACGATGAAAAAGGGGCGACAGGGAGTGTTGTTGCAGGTCCTGTGCTCGCCGGAGCGGGCCAATGCCTGTGAAACGATTCTCTTTAGGGAAACCACCACCCTAGGCGTCCGTCGCCGGTGGCTGGAGCGGCGGGTTTTACCCCGACGGTTGGTGACCGTCTCCACCGAATGGGGCGACGTGGCCGTGAAGGTGGCCGAAGCGGAGGGTCGGCTGCTAAACGTGCAGCCGGAGTACGAGGACTGTGCTCGCATTGCCCGCACCTATGGACTACCGTGGAAGCAGGTGCATCAACGGGTCATGCATCGCTTCTGGAAACGGTGGGAGAACGCGGATGCGCAAAACCCTAATTAA